TGCTGGGGATATATGGCACCCCCGAGGGAAACCGTGCAAGTGACCTCCCTGTCCATCTGGCTCAGCTTGAATTGCCACCCCGCGATCTTTTGCTGTAGCCTGTGCATGAACTGTGAGCATGTGGCCTTGTCGGATTCGGGCATGATAATACAGAATTCGTCGCCGCCGTACCGGGCGACCACGTCAATCGACCGTATCGATTTGCGTAGCAAATCCCCCATCTGCGTGAGCACCTGGTCTCCCGCCTGATGTCCGTATCGGTCGTTCACCCCCTTGAGATCGTCCAGATCGAAAATGATCAGCGCCACGGATCGGCCGTATCGTTTGGCGCGATCTATCTCCTCATCCAATCGGCGCATGAAGTACCGTTGATTGGCCAGACCGGTCAGACTGTCGGTGTAGGAGAGGCTCTCGACTTCTTCGAACGACTCGGCGTTTGCCATCAGCTCGGCCGCAGTCAGGCGGTGCTGATTGATGCGGTTTAAAACCTCCTGCGGCGGCCGTTCATCGGCCCAAACCATCACCCCCTTGCGCTGCTCAGTCAACTGGAACGACGCGACATGCTGCAGGCCGGCGGCGCGAAGGTTCTCCTCCAGCGGGGCCAGGCCGGCATCGATGCGGCTGAACATGCTCAAGTCGTGTGGGATATCACCTTCGAGCCCGGTTACCAAACGAGCGAAAGACTCACGATCAGGCGCGACGATATTCATCGGTCCGTTGTCACCGTCGAGACGAACCGGCTCACCCGAGTGCTTCGCCTGATAAAAGAAGGTACAGCGATGGAGACCCACATCCCGTCGCACCTCGTCGAATATACGGCCCACCAGAGTTTCAGAGTCGCGGTGTCTCACCAGCTTGAGGATGCCGGGAAGCTGCGGGGGTGGTGACTCGCGAGCGGTCTTTCCGTTTACCGTCCTGAGGGTGTTGAGTTCCTCCTGAAGGCGCTCATACTTGTGCTCGTGCCATTTGACATGGTAAGCAGCCGAGAGGCTTTGGGCCACCGATGCAACAATGACCCGAAAAGCGGGCGACATGACCTCGGCGTTGCCGGCGACAAAGTAGATTCCGTATAGATGGTCGCGCCAGAATACGGGGAAGTAGAGGTTGCAGCCCCAGGCAGAGAGCGAGTCCATCAGCTTTTTCGGCAAATGCAGCCGAAGATTTCCGATTGAGTCCGGCAGAGGCGAGGCGCGAAGAGCGTCGATAAGTCCAAGAGTATTACGCACCTGTACGGCGCGGCGACCAACATTCTCCAACCCGTAGTGATAGCTCAGCTCGAGCCAGCGACCACGCCTCCGCAGAAACATGATTCGGGCGCAGCCGCACGGCTCGCGAAGGAGTTGCGAAACACGATTGGCCACGTTCTGGATGTCGCCCTCGAGAATCGATGTTCGAATCAGTTCGGCGAAACGTTCCAGGCTGGCGGGATCGTACGGCGAGGATTGCTTATGCTCCCGGCGAAGGCGTACGGTTAGCAACAGGGTTAGGAGGACAACAAGTCCTGCGAGTATGATCAGTAGCGCGGTCTGCATTTCGACCGACCTGGCTATCGACACCGTATGCTATTGTATTATAACAGATTAGTGGCTGGTGTCAACGGAAACTCGCTCAGGTCCGCCCCCAGGCGTAGCGGAACCGGGATCGCCGCATCAACAGCCGGTGTCGCCGGAGAATCAAGAAGACTCGCCACCAGCCGGCATTCAGTCCGCCCCCTTGTTGTGAGAATTCCCGGCGGATTTCGGCTATCGTAATAAAGGGATCACTCTTCAGCATTCGCAGAGCAAACAGCTCCAGATCGGATTCGGCAGCGGGCGGGGTAGGTGTCGTTTCGAGCGGATTCAAGGACCGGGCAGAGTCGGAAATCTGATCGACTATTTCAATTTTTGTCCCGGACTCTTTTTTTTTTGGCTGAGTCCCGGCGGGAGAAACAAACTTGGCGACCGCCTCTTCCACCGAGTTGTGCGCCTGGAGTATTTTATCGAACTCGAGGAGCTCGAAAATCTCGCGAACGTCAGGCACCATGTTGGCGAGCTTCACGTCGCCCGCATTATCGCGCACGTCCTTGATATGGGAGATAAAGATGCCCCAGCCCGCTGACGAGATATAATCCACCCCGGCCAAATCAACGACGATTCGATACCGACCGCGGCGAAGCAGGGAATCGAAGACTTGTTCCAACTCGGAAGCGGTCAGCGTGTCGATCACACCGTCAACGCGGATCTCCGATACTTCACGGTTGTGGCCGCCTTCGGACAGCGATATCCTGATGTTCTCCATAAGCGAGGCTCGTCAACACAATACGGGTGCCAAGTTGAAGAGCGACTCCCGTGGTGGCAACTAAAAACTTGTGGGGTTCAGGGTCGCCCGGTCTCGCCATCCCCGAGCGACTGGCGTTCGATCTCTTGCGGCTGACTATGGGAGGCATCTGCGCGCACAGCTCCGGAGAACCTGGTTGTGCCCAGGATAAAAGTGATATCGTCCCGCTGCTGGGTATAGCCGGAGAAAGCGTCCAATTCGGCCACCAGCTCCCCGGCCAGGACGCCGACATCCGGCGCACTGCCGTTGCTCCAGCGCTGATGCATGAACGCTTCGAGTCGATCGAGACCGTACTGTTCGCCGTCGCGGTTGACCGCCTCGGTTATTCCGTCGGTGTATAGGATGAATGCATCGCCGTCCTCGAGCTGTACCCGCAGCTCCTCCACGGCATTGTCGAAGCCGGTGCCCTGTGTGTCGGGCACTCCGAGCGGCATCCCCGATGGATTCAAGCGCGATGTACGGCGCGACGACGCCCGGTATAGAAGCAGCGGGTTATGTCCGGCCGAGACCAACTCCAGACGGTGATCTGAGGCACTGTAAATGGCCATCAGCACGGTGATAAACATTCCCTTGGGGATGTTGTCGGAAAGGTAGTTGTTCACGAGAATCAGGATTTCGCGTGCTGACCGCGATTCCGAGGCGTGAACTTTGATGACGGTACGAAGCATGGACATCACCAGCGATGCCGGCACGCCCTTGCCGGACACATCGGCGACTATGAAGCAGTAGCGCTGCGGAGCGACTTGGAAGACATCGTAGAGGTCACCGCCGATCACTGACGCCGCTCGGTAAAAGGCGTCGATTTCGAGGTCCGTGAACTCGGGGAGCCGGCGCGGCAGAAGGGTCTTCTGGATTTGCGACGCTACTTCGATCTCCTTGGCCATGCGCTCGCGCTCGACTACGCTTTCGCGGTCATGCTTCAGGCGGGTCATCATATCGTTCAGGGCGCTGGAAATCTCGAAGAACTCGGCGGCTCCTTCCAGGGGGAGTTCGCTCTCCAGATCGCCGCGGGTGAACCTCCTGATTCGGCGTGTAATGTTGACAATCGGCTGCACGAAGTAGTTCGAAAGCAGATAGATGCCTATCACGCCGAAGAGCATGAGCGCGACCGTAACTATGAGTATGGTCCGGCGCAGTTCAGCCAGGCGGGCGTCGATCGGCTCCGACGAGTAGGTTACGTAGACCGCTCCCAGAGGCTGGGATCCCGACAGAAGGGGAAGCGCCAGGAAGTTGATTTCCTGCTCACCGCTCTTCGTCCGCCAGGGCAGTCCGTAATTCTGCGAGGAGGATTGAACCGGAGGAATATACCGCTTACGGATGTTATGAATATCGTCAGAGTGCGCCAGGATGATCCCGTTGGTGTCGGTCAAGATGATCCTCTGAACGAAGTCATTGGAGCGGACATAGCTGACCACCAGTTCGTCGAACTCCACGTCGCTCCGGCGATTGATGATATACAAGGTCGACTGCTCGGCCACGGTTTGGCCCAGAGCGGAAGCAATGCCGTCGAGGTGCCGGTAAATCTCGGCCGAGGTGCGGGTGTGGACGAAGTAAAAAGCCCCGCCAATGATCAGGCTGACGATGAAGAAGGTCCAGAGCGAGAATTTCATGCGCAGCGTGGACATGCGCCGAAACATCGGGGGCATCGTCTCCGTGTCGTCACGTCTTAGCCGCCGGGTCATACGCAGCTCGTTTTGGCCGGCCCAGGAGACGTACTCGACCGAGTCCATGATCTTCTGAATCATATAGAAGCCCAGCCCGCCGCGGCGGCCGGACTCGATCAGCCGCTCCAAATCGAGTTTCCCCTGGCCCTCCGGGCGGAACGAGCGCCCATAGTCAATAAGTGAAAAGGTGACCCGGCGGCTGAAGATCGTTATGCGCAGACGCAAGGTACCTTTCTCGTAAAGGTAGGCGTGGCGGATGATGTTGGTCGCCCCCTCCTCGATCGCCAGGAGCACCGCCGAGGTATCCTTGCGCTGCATACCGGCCGCGGCGCACGACTCCCGGATCAACCGTTGTATGGAGTCAAGGTACTTCTCCTCAGCCGGGAATTCGGCGTCGATTTCCTTAATCGGTCGACGAAACATAACAGGTTATAATCCCCGACACGGGGCGCAAAAGCCAGTAAAAAAGCGTGCTCAGTCGGTCGGACTCTGGGTTCCCAGACGCAAGCGGGCCTGCTCGATGTTATCAATCGTGTTGGCGTTGTTGGGATATGCCTCCAGCACTTTCTCCCACACTTCTATCGCCCGTTGGTAGTCCTTGTTCCTCATGTGGCGCATCCCCTCGAGATAAAGCTCCCAATAGACACGGTCCTTCTGCAGGTCCTCCAGCGTGGCAGCCGGACGGGCCGGGAGGCGACTGCTGATCCGTCGCAAGTATTCCTGCGCGGTGGGTTCGTTAGGATTGACTTCGAGCACCGCCTGGAACCTGGCTCGCGCCCCGGCCAGATCACCCTTCTCGAATAGCTCCATTCCCTGCCGTACTCGCTCCGGCAGATCCATCTCAGCCATCGCCCTCAGCTTACCCTGCTGAGCCGCGACACTCGCCGAATCGAGTTCAAGAACACGGTTGTAGGCCTCCATAGCCTCGAACCACTTACCGCTTCTTGCGGCCCGACTTGCACTCTCCAGTTGCAGGGTCACTTCGGCATCCCGCGCCAGGACAATACGATCGCGCAACTGGTTCGCCTCGGTGTTGGCCGGATCAATATCGAATATCAGATCAAGCAGGTCGAGCGCCGCTCGGTACATTCTATGGGAGAGCATCTGCTCGGCCTGGGCGACAAAAGTCTTAAGCGTCATGAGGACATCCTCGCGCGCGGCTCGCAGCGCTTCCTCCTGCGCCTGCTGCACCCGGCGGGATTCTTCGATAGCGGCGAGCGTACCGATGATCTCCCCGTTATCCGGTTGCATCTCCAGCGCCATCTGGAAATAGGCAGCAGCGGAATCAAGCTGGAAGCGACGGAAGTATCGATTGGCCGTATCCATCAGGCCGGCAAACCGTTTCTCTTCTTCGGTCGGTTCCGGCGGCAGCTTGGCCAGTTCTCTAAGACGGATTCTCTCGTCAGTAGGTTTGCCCAGCAGGAAGGACAAAGAGATGTGGTGGATGCCATCGGTATAGTCCACCATCTTGTAGGCATAATCGACTTTGATGCGGCCGGCTTTCAGACCCACTCCGCCCGCGAAATTATCCCTGTCGTACCCGGCTCGTAAGGCCAGCGCATCGTGAAGCGTTACCTCCACTCCCGAACGGGTCTTCAGGTTGCGCTCTTCCTGCTTCTCGAGATCGACGGCGGCTGTCACGCTGGCATGATCCGACAGTTCAAAGGCTGCCCAGGAGAGGCCGGTCTGAATGACAAGCGGAGACTTCTCGGCCCGCTCGACAAGGATGAGTTCGTGGCGCAGGATTTCGTGAGCTACCGCACTCAGCCGCAGGTTGCGCCACAGCCTGACGTTTATTCCAGCGTCCAGACCGGTGCCGAAGTCCGAGTTGTTGTCCAGCGACTGCTGGAAAATCTCCAGTGACAGGCCCGCCGCCAGGCGCTCACCCAGATTGCGGCCGTAGCCGAGCACGATCTGCGTGTAAGCAAAATCGAACCGCCCTCGATCGGCGAAATCCTCGCGGCGTATGATGTCGTCGGTTCCTATTCGCATCACGCCTGCGCCGACCCCATGGTTCTCGGTGATCGGATAAGCCCAGGAGACAAAGTCGTAAATGGTGCCCTCAATGAGGATTGAGTGCATAAGAGCCACTTCCTGGTAATCCATGTCGGCCAGGCCGGCCGGGTTATAGTGAATGGCGGTGGCATCGTTTGACAACGCCGCATACGCGCCGCCAAGTCCAAGCGACCGTGCCCCCACTCCGAGCGACAGAAACGGCGTCTCCTGGCCGGCATCGCCCGTGGCCAGCGTCGGCGACCCTGCCAGCAGCGACAGCGCAAGACAGATGATGGCGACAATGAATTTCACTTCATCACCGCCAGCTTAAGCGTTGCCCGATCGCGGCCGTCGCCGCCTTCGACGATCACTATGTACACACCATTGACAACCTCTCGCCCCTCATTGTTGCGGCCGTCCCAGTACACTACGTTCTCGCCGATCGCGCCGCCCGGCTGCCCTGCCGGCATTTGTCGATGGTATACCAGCTCTCCGGTCAGTGTCAGAATGGCGAGATCGATTTCTTGCGCCTGCGGCAGGAAGTATCGGAACTCGGCCGGTTCGATATACGGGTCGAAAGGATTGGTACGTACTGAGAACGATCCGGCCAGGGTCTGCTCAACGAGAGTATAGACCTCCTCAAGTACCAGCCCAGCCCCGGTAGCGGTTGCTACCGGCACCGGCACTCCGTCGAGCGGGGGCGTCGCGAAACAAGCTTTGATGTTTGACGTATCGAGCCGGAGAGAGAATTCTGCCTGATTGGTCCTGAGTATTTTCGTGCGCAGGACAAGGTCGACAGCATCGCCCGCCGGCACCACCAAATCGTCGAAAAGCAGGCTGAGCCGGTTTCCCCCGGCCGAGGCGCGAGTGACCCTCCGCCCCTCGAACAGCACCATTGTAGAGCCGACTTCAACAACGGATCGGGCTTGAAGCGGCCTGCCGCCCCGATCGTAAAACTCCAGCGCCAGCGATACCAAACGGATATCAGATACTGAGGATGTCCCGGGATTGGACAGGCGAAACTCAGCCAGTTGCTGATCGGCGCCAGGGAGGACGACATTCGACGGGATGCTTGTTACTGACACCGTCACCTCGATGTCTTCAAGCGTTACAGCCAGTTCCAACCGGAAAACAGTATCGCCGATGAGGGCGGGCTGCGCGGTATTGACGTCGAACGGCCGCCCGATCATGACCACGTCGAGCACAACCACCGTATCAAACTGAGGCGCTATGAACGACACCCCCCTAACTGTTCCGACCGGCACGGTTTCCTCGATCTCGGTCGCTCCGCCCGGCAGACCGAGGTCTATGCCGTTAGTATTGATGCGGAAAATTCCCGCCGTCGCTTGAGCCTCACCAGTGTTGAGTATGCCGAGGAGCAGGTCGAAGCTCTGGCCCACTTCCACAAAACCCTGATCGGCGCCGCGCAATATCGCGGTCGCCGACAATTCCGCCGGGCGCTGTATTGTCACGAGGGCGATGTTGTCGACCGGCGGCAGGCGGTTGACACCAACGGTGGCGATGTCTATCCGGAAGATTTCAGCCTGGGTCGCCACCGGAGCAGCCCGCACGTCGAAGAAGACATCCACCGTATCCCAGGCCGGTATGTTTGGAATCGTCAGCACCGAATCAAACCGCGAGCCGCCGTCGGAGACCAACCGCAGATCAAACGGGGTCATGGGTGTCGGCGAAAGGTTGGCTACCCGGCCCTTCACCTGGAAGGACTGACCGGTGTTGACCAGCGGCGCATTTGGCGCAATCAAAATCGCTTCGACCAACTGCAGGAGCGGCGTGGCCTCTACATTAACGGTGCGACCGTTAAAATCGGTCGAGTATTCAAGCGAATTGGCGGCACCCGAGTGCCGGAATACCAGGCGGGCGGTAGCCTCCATCGACCGATCCACCAGATCCACCGGAATGAACACGCGCCTCGTACTGATGTGATTGGCCCCCGGATTCAGAGAATTCGACGGTATTTGGAGGGCCACGGTCGGCGAGAATTCGCCGAATTCGATGTTGAAGAACGACTCCGTGGGCGAAACCACCATAACTTCGCTGCCGTCAAGATAGAGATCGAAATCAAATGACCACTCATGCCCGGCGACCACTGAAATCGGCGACAGAGTGGCCGTTAGGTACTCGAGCGAAGGCGCCGTGAGAATTAACATGCTGTCCACATAAGGAGCGGAGAGCCCTTGCCGCAGGCCGCCGTCAAGCACGTTTAGATCGACACGCGTTTTGAAAACTCCCGACGGAAACCCCGGCGGCACTTGTACGGAGATGTCCGAATAAGTGATCGTGTCGGTCTGCAGCATACTGTGTGAAATCAGGCCGGAATGGATGACAGCCAGAACGGAGTCACCATCGGAAAGAAGCTCCACTACGAGGTGAGCGCTGTCCCACGACGGAGCCATACCACCGGTGCTGAGCTTGAAAGAAACATCGAAGGGGATCCCGGAGTAGACCGAATCCGGCGCGAACGTAGCCGGGACAATATCCAGCCCCTGGCCCGGCATTACCTGGACAGGCACCCGCAGGGTATCCTTAACCGGAGTAACCACGCCGTTTGGCCGATAGTAGCTTTCGAGGACAAGCATGAGTGTGTCGGCGCCGGCGGGGAGGTTGGCGGTAGGGAGATCCACCAGCACCGTATCCTCGCGGCCGTCTGTACGCGGATCGAAAAAGAACTTGACCGAGCCGCCCCCGGAGCGAAAGTACGCCTTGACGCCGGGGTCATCGACCGGCGGTTGATCCCCACCGTTGGCAACGCGGACTTGCACCGCGGTCGCCGTGTTGCTGTAGATGGTTGACACCGAGTCGGGATCCAAACCGATCACGCCGGCAATATCGTATCCGCTGAAGGACACCAATACGGCGGAGGATGTCACCCCGCCCGTCGAAACCGTAACCGCTACGGGCCCTGACGGTCCGAGATATCGAATCTGAAGTGTCGTCAGATTGATTATGCCGCCGGAAAAAAGCGATGGGTCGTTGATAAGTGATGGCTCCAGGGCACCGACCGAACAGGACAGAGTGACCGGGCTGGCCGCCAGGTCGTAACTGGTGAGGAGCATGCCGTTCTCGTCGAGCAAAAGCAGGCTCGCCTGCCCAACCAATGGGTATCCGACGATTTGATGCGGCGGCAGGTTTATGACTATCGCGGCCAAATCGTTCGGGGAAGCCGCCCGTGAGGTCTGCGAATTAACCGCGCCAACGACAAGGCATATAGGCAGACAGGACAGGATCAGCGGGAGGAGCTTGGACCGGAGGTGAAACATCACTCGGAGTTTGACCGGAGCCTACACGATTTTTACAAACTAGGTTGAGCCACCACTGTCGAGAGCAAAGATCATGCCTTCAACTCATTGCCGCTCAATTCGCTACGGAAAACCGTTCCCGTGCGCCAAAGGGTCGGCTGCACGACTCTAACCGTCCGACCGGAAAAGGCTTAATGGTGTCGACATAAACCGCGACATCACCCACGAGCTCGCTGACTCCGAGAGATCCTCAGTGCTAACTTATTGCAACGCTCCGCCTTATGCAAGACTGTGCAGAAAGTGCGCAACCTGCCGTAATGAGGATTAACCGCTCTTCGTAGGCTGCGTCTGTCGTTCCGCAGCCGTGACCGTGTTGGCGATCAGCATGGCAATAGTCATAGGCCCGACTCCACCGGGGACAGGTGTGATATGCGATGCTTTGGCGGCCACCTCGTCGAATTTGACATCGCCGACCAGGCGATACCCCTTTTCAACGGTGGCGTCTTCAACCCGGTTCATCCCGACGTCGATAACCACCGCCCCAGGTTTTACCATGTCACCGGTAATGAGCTCGGCTTGGCCGATCGCCGCGATAAGAATGTCAGCTCGACGCGTAACGGCCCGGAGATCGGCTGTGCGGGAATGAGCTACCGTAACTGTAGCGTCAGCCCACCTGGCCTTCTGCATGAGAAGGGCGGCGAGCGGCTTGCCAACGATGTTCGACCTCCCCACCACCACCACTTCTTTGCCCGCCGGACTCAATTCGTAGAACTCGAGGAGCTTAATGATCCCATAAGGCGTACAGGAGATCATCTGCGGGCGGTTTATCAATAGCAGGCCGACATTGTGGGGATGAAACCCATCGACATCCTTGTCCGGTCGGATCTCAAGCGTCACCGTAAGCTCATCGATCTGTTTCGGCAGGGGTGACTGCACCAGTATCCCGTGAATGCGGTCGTTGTTGTTCAAACCGCGAACGATACCAATCAGTTCATCCTGTGTGATATCGTCGGGGCGGGTGATGACTTCGGAATGCAGCCCCATCTTCCGGCAGGTTTTTGCTTTCGTAGTGACGTAGATTTTGGAAGCGGGGTTGTCCCCCACCAAAACCGCGGCCAGTCCAGGCACGACGCCCCTGGTTTTGAGCGCCTCGGCGCGCCGGAGCGAGTCCTGATGCACCTGCTCGGCGACCAGCTTGCCGTCTATAAGCGTGGCGGTCATCTCACTCGTCATCCTGTGTGTCATTGTATTCGTTACCTCGACTCTGCGCCTTGGACAGGTCAAACTCCCGGGTGAAGCGTTCTATATGCTGCGCCTGGCCGCCGGTCGCGTCGATACTGACTACCACCCCCTGCAGGCGAACATCATCGGTGGCGGTTGTGAAACGCTTGGGGGTGCCGGTCAGGAAGCGACCGAGCGACGGCCCTTTCTCCATCCCGATTATCGAATCGTGCGGGCCGGTCATCCCGGCGTCGGTGATGTACGCCGTGCCGTTGGCGCTGATCTTTTCGTCGGCGGTCTGCACGTGAGTGTGAGTGCCGATTATCGCTGATACCCGGCCGTCGAGATAATACCACAGCGCCTGCTTTTCCGAGGTGGCTTCCGCATGAAAATCTACGAGTATGAATGGAGTCTGAGTTCTGATCTTCTCGATCTCCTGATCGGCGGTGCGAAACGGACAGTCGATATTCGCCATGAACACCCGCCCCATCAGATTGATCACGCCGACTTTGTAGACTCCGATCGAGGCAATGTAGGAGCCATGCCCCTGGGTGGGCGGCGGGTAATTGGCGGGGCGAAGGAGCCGCGGGGTTTCGTCGAGATATTCCAGCAATTGCACCCGGTCCCAGATGTGATTGCCCGAGGTTTGTACGTCGATGCCGTATGTAAACATCTTGCGCGACATTTCCGGAGTAATACCGAAACCGCCGGCGGCGTTCTCGATATTGGCCACCACAAAATCGGCGGCGAATTCCTCCTTGAGTGGCTTGATCAGGTGGGCGGCGGCCTGTCGTCCCGGACGGCCACAGATGTCCGCGACAAACAGTATGGTGAACGACGACATCCAGCTACTTTCTAAGGCGGAACGTGAGGGTCAGGGGAAGCTTCCGCCCTGCTTCCCGGCGACGCCCGGTGGCGTCGCCGGTGACAGGGTAACATACCCTCCGGAGATAATCAACCGAAAAGCTACTTGGCGTATTCAGTCGTTCGCATTTCGCGGATCACGGTCACCTTGATCTGACCGGGATACTGCATCTCGCTTTCAATTTTGTGTGCGATATCGCTGGCCAGGATGGTCGAAGCGAGGTCGTCAAGCTTGTCGTGCTCGACGATCACGCGAATCTCCCGCCCGGCCTGAATGGCATACGCCTTGGAAACGCCCTTGAAGCTGTCGGCCAGTTCCTCCAGTTGCGTAAGCCGTTTAATATACGCCTCGAGCGGCTCGCGCCTGGCGCCGGGGCGCGACCCGGAAATAGCGTCGGCCGTCTGCACCAAAATCGGGTACGGGCTGGTCATCGGAACATCGCCATGATGCGCCGCCGCCGCGTTCACCACGTACTCGTGCTCTTTGTAGCGGGCCAGGAAATCGGCGCCGATTTCGGTGTGGGTACCCTCGGTGACACGGTCGATCGCCTTACCGATGTCGTGCATCAGCCCGCACCGCTTGGCGAGGACGTCGTCGAGCCCGAGTTGTGAAGCCATTATGCCACACAACATGGCCACTTCCTTGGAATGAGCCAGCACGTTCTGGCCGTACGAGGTTCGGAAATTCAGCTTACCCAGCATCTTGATCAGGTCGGGGTGGGCACCGTGGATGCCAAGCTCAAAACAGGCTTGCTCGCCCGCCTCGCGAACTATGACATCCATTTCGGCCTGAGACTTCTCCACTACTTCTTCGATTCGTGTAGGGTGAATCCGACCGTCGGTAACCAGCTTCTCCAGCGCCATGCGAGCGACCTCGCGGCGAACCGGATCGTAACCGGAAAGAATAACCGCCTCCGGAGTGTCGTCGACAATCACATCGACCCCGGTGGCGGTCTCAAAAGCGCGAATATTACGCCCTTCGCGGCCGATAATACGACCTTTCATCTCGTCACTCGGGAGAGAAACTAC
This region of Candidatus Zixiibacteriota bacterium genomic DNA includes:
- a CDS encoding GGDEF domain-containing protein, coding for MQTALLIILAGLVVLLTLLLTVRLRREHKQSSPYDPASLERFAELIRTSILEGDIQNVANRVSQLLREPCGCARIMFLRRRGRWLELSYHYGLENVGRRAVQVRNTLGLIDALRASPLPDSIGNLRLHLPKKLMDSLSAWGCNLYFPVFWRDHLYGIYFVAGNAEVMSPAFRVIVASVAQSLSAAYHVKWHEHKYERLQEELNTLRTVNGKTARESPPPQLPGILKLVRHRDSETLVGRIFDEVRRDVGLHRCTFFYQAKHSGEPVRLDGDNGPMNIVAPDRESFARLVTGLEGDIPHDLSMFSRIDAGLAPLEENLRAAGLQHVASFQLTEQRKGVMVWADERPPQEVLNRINQHRLTAAELMANAESFEEVESLSYTDSLTGLANQRYFMRRLDEEIDRAKRYGRSVALIIFDLDDLKGVNDRYGHQAGDQVLTQMGDLLRKSIRSIDVVARYGGDEFCIIMPESDKATCSQFMHRLQQKIAGWQFKLSQMDREVTCTVSLGGAIYPQHGETPEQLIYAADMALLKAKESGRNRAQVC
- a CDS encoding STAS domain-containing protein, with product MENIRISLSEGGHNREVSEIRVDGVIDTLTASELEQVFDSLLRRGRYRIVVDLAGVDYISSAGWGIFISHIKDVRDNAGDVKLANMVPDVREIFELLEFDKILQAHNSVEEAVAKFVSPAGTQPKKKESGTKIEIVDQISDSARSLNPLETTPTPPAAESDLELFALRMLKSDPFITIAEIRREFSQQGGGLNAGWWRVFLILRRHRLLMRRSRFRYAWGRT
- a CDS encoding SpoIIE family protein phosphatase, translated to MFRRPIKEIDAEFPAEEKYLDSIQRLIRESCAAAGMQRKDTSAVLLAIEEGATNIIRHAYLYEKGTLRLRITIFSRRVTFSLIDYGRSFRPEGQGKLDLERLIESGRRGGLGFYMIQKIMDSVEYVSWAGQNELRMTRRLRRDDTETMPPMFRRMSTLRMKFSLWTFFIVSLIIGGAFYFVHTRTSAEIYRHLDGIASALGQTVAEQSTLYIINRRSDVEFDELVVSYVRSNDFVQRIILTDTNGIILAHSDDIHNIRKRYIPPVQSSSQNYGLPWRTKSGEQEINFLALPLLSGSQPLGAVYVTYSSEPIDARLAELRRTILIVTVALMLFGVIGIYLLSNYFVQPIVNITRRIRRFTRGDLESELPLEGAAEFFEISSALNDMMTRLKHDRESVVERERMAKEIEVASQIQKTLLPRRLPEFTDLEIDAFYRAASVIGGDLYDVFQVAPQRYCFIVADVSGKGVPASLVMSMLRTVIKVHASESRSAREILILVNNYLSDNIPKGMFITVLMAIYSASDHRLELVSAGHNPLLLYRASSRRTSRLNPSGMPLGVPDTQGTGFDNAVEELRVQLEDGDAFILYTDGITEAVNRDGEQYGLDRLEAFMHQRWSNGSAPDVGVLAGELVAELDAFSGYTQQRDDITFILGTTRFSGAVRADASHSQPQEIERQSLGDGETGRP
- a CDS encoding PorV/PorQ family protein, with the translated sequence MKFIVAIICLALSLLAGSPTLATGDAGQETPFLSLGVGARSLGLGGAYAALSNDATAIHYNPAGLADMDYQEVALMHSILIEGTIYDFVSWAYPITENHGVGAGVMRIGTDDIIRREDFADRGRFDFAYTQIVLGYGRNLGERLAAGLSLEIFQQSLDNNSDFGTGLDAGINVRLWRNLRLSAVAHEILRHELILVERAEKSPLVIQTGLSWAAFELSDHASVTAAVDLEKQEERNLKTRSGVEVTLHDALALRAGYDRDNFAGGVGLKAGRIKVDYAYKMVDYTDGIHHISLSFLLGKPTDERIRLRELAKLPPEPTEEEKRFAGLMDTANRYFRRFQLDSAAAYFQMALEMQPDNGEIIGTLAAIEESRRVQQAQEEALRAAREDVLMTLKTFVAQAEQMLSHRMYRAALDLLDLIFDIDPANTEANQLRDRIVLARDAEVTLQLESASRAARSGKWFEAMEAYNRVLELDSASVAAQQGKLRAMAEMDLPERVRQGMELFEKGDLAGARARFQAVLEVNPNEPTAQEYLRRISSRLPARPAATLEDLQKDRVYWELYLEGMRHMRNKDYQRAIEVWEKVLEAYPNNANTIDNIEQARLRLGTQSPTD
- the folD gene encoding bifunctional methylenetetrahydrofolate dehydrogenase/methenyltetrahydrofolate cyclohydrolase FolD; translated protein: MTHRMTSEMTATLIDGKLVAEQVHQDSLRRAEALKTRGVVPGLAAVLVGDNPASKIYVTTKAKTCRKMGLHSEVITRPDDITQDELIGIVRGLNNNDRIHGILVQSPLPKQIDELTVTLEIRPDKDVDGFHPHNVGLLLINRPQMISCTPYGIIKLLEFYELSPAGKEVVVVGRSNIVGKPLAALLMQKARWADATVTVAHSRTADLRAVTRRADILIAAIGQAELITGDMVKPGAVVIDVGMNRVEDATVEKGYRLVGDVKFDEVAAKASHITPVPGGVGPMTIAMLIANTVTAAERQTQPTKSG
- a CDS encoding TIGR00282 family metallophosphoesterase, which translates into the protein MSSFTILFVADICGRPGRQAAAHLIKPLKEEFAADFVVANIENAAGGFGITPEMSRKMFTYGIDVQTSGNHIWDRVQLLEYLDETPRLLRPANYPPPTQGHGSYIASIGVYKVGVINLMGRVFMANIDCPFRTADQEIEKIRTQTPFILVDFHAEATSEKQALWYYLDGRVSAIIGTHTHVQTADEKISANGTAYITDAGMTGPHDSIIGMEKGPSLGRFLTGTPKRFTTATDDVRLQGVVVSIDATGGQAQHIERFTREFDLSKAQSRGNEYNDTQDDE
- the rny gene encoding ribonuclease Y, which produces MDPLVLTLVAVLALGVGFALAWLIARRVGAQSLAKIESQARRMIGEAEKEADMRRKEAALEIREKTLKEKAELDREMGARRRELDLAEKQLDEQKSALAKKIDVIDGKERELESRAKSFQTREKGIELAEEELQKVLKKQNEQLQRIAQMTPEEAKQQLIDNMTAEAKREAAAHIKEIKEKAEQDADKEAKEIILQSIYRCAADHTVETTVSVVSLPSDEMKGRIIGREGRNIRAFETATGVDVIVDDTPEAVILSGYDPVRREVARMALEKLVTDGRIHPTRIEEVVEKSQAEMDVIVREAGEQACFELGIHGAHPDLIKMLGKLNFRTSYGQNVLAHSKEVAMLCGIMASQLGLDDVLAKRCGLMHDIGKAIDRVTEGTHTEIGADFLARYKEHEYVVNAAAAHHGDVPMTSPYPILVQTADAISGSRPGARREPLEAYIKRLTQLEELADSFKGVSKAYAIQAGREIRVIVEHDKLDDLASTILASDIAHKIESEMQYPGQIKVTVIREMRTTEYAK